In a genomic window of Corynebacterium choanae:
- a CDS encoding glycoside hydrolase family 3 N-terminal domain-containing protein yields the protein MQNTKTLVAVTVVALALAAVSYPGWWHNPTGDHAATALAENNHSPQTHRVDDPTPSTTSAQPPAASSRTTSSPTDATKATGEPHNPAALVAAHTAAKVALHQSTHPPIAVSALGIGPLLGPLAAFSSAAEIPLEHVPYPHDRRARIASLMMVGVRDYDDALWALQQGAGGIFIGSWTDPQLLTQQGRDLHALKKQVGRSFQVSIDAEGGRVARQPDIFGQLPSPRQMAATMTPQQVEQVAFELGQKLHDRGVTVDFAPVVDIDGGPAGGAIGDRSFSDDPVIAGRYATAFSRGLQRAGVIPVVKHFPGHGRASGDSHTGQVFTPPITDLKQHDLTAYNQPLAETQAQVMVGHVTATGLSDGNTPSTVNPAVYELLRRGDWQGGAPYHGVIFTDDLSGMKAISDSFTLPQAVLGALRAGADMPLWIATEGLNEAIDAVDRAVADGSYPERMLNQSASRVAALPRW from the coding sequence GTGCAAAACACGAAAACACTAGTCGCTGTCACTGTGGTGGCATTAGCACTTGCGGCGGTGTCCTACCCCGGCTGGTGGCACAACCCAACAGGCGACCATGCGGCGACTGCCCTCGCAGAAAACAATCATTCCCCCCAGACTCATCGGGTCGACGACCCGACCCCTTCCACCACCTCCGCCCAGCCGCCGGCGGCATCATCCCGCACCACCTCATCACCAACCGACGCAACCAAAGCCACTGGTGAACCGCACAATCCGGCAGCCCTCGTGGCCGCCCACACCGCCGCCAAGGTGGCACTGCACCAATCCACCCATCCCCCCATTGCCGTGTCGGCACTGGGCATCGGGCCACTATTAGGACCGCTTGCAGCATTTTCCTCGGCGGCAGAAATCCCGCTAGAACACGTCCCATATCCCCATGATCGGCGGGCACGAATCGCCTCCCTGATGATGGTCGGGGTGCGCGACTATGACGATGCACTATGGGCGCTGCAGCAAGGCGCCGGTGGAATCTTTATCGGTTCCTGGACTGATCCGCAGCTCCTCACCCAACAAGGACGAGACCTGCATGCATTAAAAAAGCAGGTCGGCCGTTCATTCCAGGTGTCTATCGACGCCGAAGGCGGCCGGGTCGCCCGACAGCCTGACATATTCGGCCAGCTTCCCAGCCCTCGCCAAATGGCCGCCACCATGACCCCGCAACAAGTGGAACAAGTCGCCTTCGAACTCGGTCAAAAACTGCACGACCGGGGGGTGACCGTCGACTTTGCGCCCGTCGTCGATATTGATGGCGGTCCTGCCGGTGGGGCGATCGGGGATCGTTCCTTCAGTGACGATCCGGTGATCGCCGGCCGCTACGCCACAGCATTCTCCCGCGGCCTGCAGCGCGCCGGGGTAATCCCGGTGGTGAAACATTTCCCTGGCCACGGTCGTGCCAGCGGGGATAGCCACACCGGCCAAGTGTTCACCCCACCGATTACTGACCTAAAGCAGCATGATCTCACCGCCTATAATCAGCCCCTTGCCGAAACTCAAGCACAGGTGATGGTTGGCCATGTCACAGCTACCGGCTTGAGCGACGGCAACACTCCTTCGACGGTCAACCCTGCAGTGTATGAGTTGCTGCGCCGCGGCGACTGGCAGGGTGGCGCCCCATATCATGGGGTGATTTTCACCGATGACCTGTCGGGGATGAAAGCTATCTCTGACTCCTTTACGCTTCCACAAGCAGTCCTTGGGGCGCTGCGCGCCGGGGCAGATATGCCGCTATGGATTGCGACGGAAGGACTCAATGAGGCAATCGACGCTGTTGATCGGGCGGTTGCTGATGGAAGTTACCCGGAACGCATGCTCAACCAGTCGGCAAGCCGGGTTGCCGCATTACCGCGATGGTAG
- a CDS encoding VanW family protein yields the protein MVENKNSADADPTPESPAAESADQQAAPQFAPEDSTTTPGDAPADCVASADTADPAPGHTKLRDARNRARQVGRTLHPRHIPQLLTHDDDPPQAAIAQRVILGIVALLVIVFFALWLLLYTLSAGRVPAGTYVGEIDISRQRPSQAIATLEQAYKEQVKAPITVQAADASVTVDPVSAGMQPNWEATVHAAGTSHGNPLRTISVALFDRHRHIPITVDTLDTEFSATTQWLSERLDREPRDGAVTIARGKPRKVDAQVGIDVTPEAAAQALRTQWLADPAAPQEVTIDAAITQPAIAEDQVDTAYQLATAATSGELVAHGQGADGTITPVEVGDILSFTATGNRLDPVIDLQLAGAILGQGLDATAQPPVDAHFATVDSRLTTVASAPGRRIDWEEVFHDFDKRLFAEAPREWEVTYQEEEPAITDEAIADIDASKVLAQASIRLPDEPMVAQANLLVAELDGRILRSGEKFSLEAAAGDSAVQAPASHQSAGQNAWNSVASALFNAALAGGMQDIQRTANIYAFDGLPLGKDADWVPGSVDFGFSNPYPYPVVVSLSVEGGRLRAGLFAQEKVDTTVKVVKRSRTDRAPRIVERDEQCVPAAGQDGMRIVVERRTRNRAGDLIANDKFESVYAARPVVTCIAPEPVEPDETPSDPLDELLQRR from the coding sequence ATGGTAGAGAACAAGAATTCAGCTGACGCTGACCCCACCCCAGAATCCCCGGCAGCAGAGTCCGCCGACCAGCAAGCAGCTCCGCAATTCGCGCCGGAGGATTCCACCACCACCCCAGGAGATGCTCCGGCGGATTGTGTTGCATCGGCTGATACTGCGGATCCGGCACCGGGGCACACGAAGTTGCGGGATGCCCGCAACCGGGCTCGACAGGTTGGTCGGACACTGCATCCGCGGCACATTCCGCAGCTGCTCACCCACGATGATGATCCTCCACAGGCGGCGATCGCGCAACGGGTGATTCTCGGCATCGTGGCTCTGCTGGTCATTGTGTTTTTCGCGTTGTGGTTGCTGCTTTATACCTTGTCGGCGGGACGGGTACCGGCAGGAACCTATGTCGGCGAGATAGATATTTCTAGGCAGCGTCCTTCCCAGGCTATAGCCACCCTGGAGCAAGCCTATAAAGAGCAGGTGAAAGCACCAATCACTGTGCAAGCTGCGGATGCTAGTGTCACCGTCGACCCGGTGAGTGCAGGCATGCAGCCCAACTGGGAGGCGACTGTTCACGCCGCCGGCACCTCCCACGGCAATCCGCTGCGCACTATCAGTGTTGCTCTGTTTGATCGGCACCGGCACATACCGATCACCGTCGATACGCTCGATACGGAATTTTCTGCCACAACCCAATGGTTGAGTGAACGCCTCGACCGGGAACCTCGTGATGGGGCGGTGACTATTGCTCGCGGCAAACCACGCAAAGTGGATGCCCAAGTCGGTATTGATGTCACCCCTGAGGCTGCAGCTCAAGCGTTACGCACGCAATGGCTGGCCGATCCGGCTGCCCCGCAGGAAGTAACTATTGATGCGGCAATTACCCAGCCGGCGATCGCCGAAGATCAAGTTGATACGGCTTATCAGCTTGCAACTGCTGCAACCAGCGGGGAACTTGTTGCCCACGGCCAAGGTGCCGATGGCACAATCACCCCAGTGGAAGTGGGGGATATTTTGTCCTTTACCGCTACTGGTAACCGGCTTGATCCAGTGATTGACTTGCAGCTCGCCGGTGCGATTTTGGGTCAAGGGTTAGACGCCACCGCCCAGCCGCCGGTGGATGCCCACTTTGCCACGGTCGATAGTCGTCTCACCACGGTGGCTTCCGCACCGGGGCGGCGGATCGACTGGGAGGAGGTGTTTCACGATTTTGATAAACGACTCTTCGCTGAAGCGCCCCGTGAATGGGAAGTGACCTATCAGGAGGAAGAACCGGCGATTACCGACGAAGCGATCGCCGATATTGATGCAAGCAAAGTGTTGGCGCAGGCAAGTATTCGTCTTCCCGACGAGCCGATGGTCGCCCAGGCGAATCTTTTAGTCGCCGAGTTAGATGGCAGGATTTTGCGGTCAGGGGAGAAATTTTCGCTGGAAGCTGCTGCGGGTGATTCAGCCGTGCAGGCACCGGCCTCCCATCAGTCCGCTGGCCAGAATGCGTGGAATAGTGTGGCGTCGGCATTGTTTAATGCAGCGCTAGCTGGGGGGATGCAGGATATTCAGCGGACAGCGAATATTTATGCCTTCGATGGCCTGCCGCTGGGTAAGGATGCTGACTGGGTGCCGGGAAGTGTGGATTTTGGGTTCTCTAACCCGTATCCGTATCCGGTGGTGGTGTCTTTGAGTGTTGAAGGTGGTCGTCTGCGGGCGGGACTATTCGCACAGGAAAAAGTGGATACCACTGTGAAAGTCGTGAAACGTTCTCGGACTGATCGTGCCCCTCGCATCGTGGAACGAGATGAGCAGTGCGTTCCGGCTGCTGGGCAGGATGGGATGCGGATTGTTGTTGAGCGGCGAACCAGGAATCGTGCCGGTGATCTGATAGCAAATGACAAGTTCGAGTCGGTGTATGCTGCCCGCCCGGTTGTGACCTGTATTGCCCCTGAGCCGGTAGAGCCGGATGAAACCCCGTCAGATCCCCTCGATGAGCTGCTGCAGCGCCGCTAG
- a CDS encoding helix-turn-helix domain-containing protein, whose amino-acid sequence MAGHPRRKPDTYGLEIAAQMRSVLAAHNLRQRRVAELTSISTSQLSQYFRGEKSPTVDEFIEICIAMDIPPQEVFTKAIETVAARHRQIPGVEAYGATQRMMTGRS is encoded by the coding sequence ATGGCTGGACATCCAAGACGCAAACCCGATACATATGGGCTCGAGATCGCCGCACAAATGCGCAGCGTTCTCGCTGCGCACAATCTGCGCCAGCGTCGCGTTGCGGAACTCACGTCGATTTCGACAAGCCAGTTAAGTCAATATTTCCGCGGTGAGAAGTCGCCAACGGTGGACGAGTTCATCGAAATCTGTATCGCGATGGACATCCCCCCACAGGAGGTCTTCACAAAAGCTATTGAAACGGTGGCCGCCCGTCACCGCCAGATTCCTGGCGTGGAAGCCTATGGCGCAACGCAGCGGATGATGACTGGCCGGTCGTAA